The window GAACGCGCCCAAGGGCGAGTTTGCCGATTCGATGCAGATGCTGGACACCGGCCTCTTTGGCGATTTCCAGCGGCTTTACGTGGCCGGCCACCCGAGGGGAACCGCGACATCGACCCTGATGGCGGCGATGCGCAGGTCATGGCGGCCTTGCGGTGGAAAAAGGCATTTGCCGAACGCAGCGACGCGCAGATGGGAATCGTGACCCAGTTCTGCTTTGAGGCGAAACCCGTGATCGAATGGGTCAACAAGCTGCAGGCCGCCGGTCTGGACCTGCCGATCCGCATTGGCGTGGCCGGTCCTGCCAAGCTGCAAACCATGCTGAAATTCGCCATCATGTGCGGTGTCGGCCCCTCCCTGCGCGTGCTGCAACGCCGCGCCCGTGATGTGACCAAGCTGCTCAAACCCTATGAGCCCAACGAATTCATCACCCGGATCGCACGTCACAAAGCCGATAACCCGGATTTCGCAATCGAGGCCGCGCATCTCTTTCCGCTTGGTGGTATCACCGCTTCGACCGATTGGCTGACGCGCTTTCGCGACGCCTGAACCCCTTGAAAGGCCCTTTATGACCCGCACTGTTCTGGAATCCGCCACAAAGACCGTGATCATCGGCTTTGACGAACCCTTTTGCGTCATTGGCGAGCGTATCAATCCCACCGGACGCAAGAAGCTGGCGGCGGAACTGGAGATGGACGATTTCACGACCGTCGAAAAGGACGCGCTGGAACAGGTGGCTTGCGGGGCCACGGTGCTGGACGTGAACTCGGGCGCGGTTTTCACCAACAAGATGGCCGATGATCCGCGCTATGCCGACAACAACTTTGTCGAGCCGATGCTGATGCCCGAACTGATCAACCGGATTCAGGCGCTGGTCGATGTGCCGCTGTGCATCGACAGCTCGGTTCCCGGCGCGCTGAAGGCGGGGCTCGAGGCCTGCAAGGGGCGCCCGCTGCTCAACAGTGTGACCGGCGAGGAAGAGCGGCTGGAACTGGTTCTGCCGCTGGTCAAGCAATACAACGTGCCGGTGGTGGCGATTTCCAACGACGATACCGGCATCAGCGAGGACCCCGAGGTCCGCTTTGCCGTGGCCAAGAAGATCGTCGAACGCGCCGCCGATTTCGGCATTCCCGCGCATGACATCGTGGTTGATCCGCTGGTCATGCCGGTGGGCGCAATGGCATCCGCCGGGCGTCAGGTGTTCGCGCTGGTGCGCAAGCTGCGCGACGAACTGGGCGTGAACACGACCTGCGGCGCCAGCAATATCAGCTTTGGCCTGCCCAACCGCCACGGCATCAACGCGGCCTTCCTGCCCATGGCCATTGGCGCGGGCATGACCAGCGCCATCATGAACCCGGTGCGTTCAGCCGAGATGGAGGCAATCAAGGCCGCCAATTTCCTGATGAACCACGACCCGAATGGTGGCGACTGGATCCGTTTCAGCCGCGTGATCGAGGCCGTTCATGCCGGCACCCCTTCCCCGAGGCTGCCAAGGCAGCCGGCGGTGGTGGCGCAGCTGGTGGCCGTAGGGGTGGCCGCCGCGCGCGGGGTTGAACACACGAAAAAAGGACAGCGCCCGACCGTGACTGGGCGCTGTTTAGCCTATGTGGATTGCAGTTTACCGCGCAGCCACGACCTACGCCTGTGCCGTGTGTATCGCCCGGCCCGGGCTTCGAACCCTACCGGCCGGTGAATTTCGCCGGACGCTTTTGCAGAAACGCCTGAACACCTCGCTGAAATCTGAACTGCGGCCTGCCTGGCCTTGTAGCTTGGCCTCCAGCTTCAACTGATCGTCCAGATCGTTGTCCATCGATTCGGCAACCAGTTTGCGGACCGCCCGATAGGCACTGGTCGGGCCATCGGCCAGCTTGCGCGCGGTCTCGACCACGCCCTTAGCGAACTGATCATCGGGCAGCGCCTGCCAGATCAGCCCCCAATCAGCCGCCTTCTGCGCGGGAATCGCATCGGCCATCAACATCATCCCCATCGCACGGGCATGGCCGACCAGACGCGGGATAAACCATGTACCGCCCGCATCCGGGATCAACCCGATACGGGTAAAGGCCTCAATGAAGCTGGCGCTTTCGGCGGCGATCACCACATCACAGCACAGCGCCAGATTGGCACCCGCACCCGCAGCGGTGCCGTTTACCGCCGCGATCACCGGCACCGGGCAATCGACGATCGCTCGCAGCATCGGCTCGTATTCATCGCGCAGGGTGCCTTCGATATCGGTGACCGAGTTGGTATCGGTAAGGTCCTGCCCGAACAAAAGGCCCGGCCCGAGCCCGTCAGAACAACGCAACGAACATCGTCGCCAGCCCCGTCAGAGCCTGCGTGATCTCGGCCCGCATGCGGGTGTTCAACGCATTCATCAGATCGGCCGGTTCAGGATGATGGTCGCGATGCCGTCACGGATGGAAAACTGGATGGTCTCGAAGCTCATGGTGCTGCCCTCGCTATCTGTCGGCATCTTGCCGGTTTTCGGCGCCAAGAAAACCCCGGACCGCACGTCAACCGACGGTTAGTCGCGCATGATCCGGTCCAGCCGGGCGCGTTCTTCATCACTTAGCGGCGCTGATGTCTCTGTTTCGCGCGCTGGCGGCTGCGCAGGAAAGACCAGCCGATCAGCAGCGCGATGAACGCCATCGCCGGCCCCGCAAGCCACAGCAGCAGATTGACCCCGCGTGCCGGCGGCTCGAACAGGACGAACTCGCCGAACCGGTCCGTGACCGCCTGAATGACTTGCCCGTTATCGTCGCCTGCGACCAGCCGTTCGCGAACATAGAGCCGCAGGTCACGGCTGATCGCCGCATTGGATTCGTCGATATTCTCGCCCTGGCAGACCGGACAACGCAGTTTTTGCGAGATCTCTCGCGCACGCGTTTCCAGCGCCGGATCGTCCAGCACCTCATCGGGCTGCACCGCCAGTGCCAACACTGGCATCAGCAGCACAAACAGGATCGCAAATACGCGCCTCATTCGGCGGGTACAGCGTTGGCGGGCGCCTTGCGCGCGCCGGCAGCCACCCGGTAGCGCCGATCGACAGGCTGATCAGCCCGCCGATGGCCATCATGATGCATCCGAGCCAGATCCAGTTGGCGAAGGGTTTGATATAGGACCTCACCGCCCATC is drawn from Paracoccus tegillarcae and contains these coding sequences:
- a CDS encoding cytochrome c-type biogenesis protein, which codes for MRRVFAILFVLLMPVLALAVQPDEVLDDPALETRAREISQKLRCPVCQGENIDESNAAISRDLRLYVRERLVAGDDNGQVIQAVTDRFGEFVLFEPPARGVNLLLWLAGPAMAFIALLIGWSFLRSRQRAKQRHQRR